The genome window GTCACTGAGAGCGAGGTGGCTTCCGGTGCGCTTGAGGTGCCGGCCAAGGACGTCCCGGGGCCGTTGAGGGCAGAGGACGTTGCGGCCGTGCTCGCACGCGGCGGCCCGGTTGACCGGCCGGCGACGATCGACGCGGTGTTCGCGCTGGGCGACCGTGTCCGCGCGAAAGTGCAGCACCCGCACACGCACACCCGTTTGCCGGGCTACGTGCGCGGCCATGTTGGCGTCGTCGAGCGTGTACACGGCTGCCATGTGTTTCCGGACAGCAACGCGGTTGGGGCCGGCGAACAACCCACGTGGCTGTACAACGTCCGCTTCGACGGTTCAGACCTCTGGGGCGCCGACGGTAGCGCGCGTTGCGTCAACGTCGATTGCTGGGAGCCCTACCTTGAGCGAGCCTGATACGGTGGCCCTGGCGTGCCCGCCGCTGCCGGATGTGCAGGGCGGCGAGCCGGTGTTCGACGCGCCGTGGCACGCCCAGGTGTTCGCGATGACAACGGCACTCAACGAAGCCGGCCATTTCGCATGGCCGGCGTGGGCCGAGGCCTTCGGGGCGACGCTCGCCGCCACGCCACAGGCACCGGAACAGAGCGTCGCAGACCACTATTTCGGGTGCTGGCTCGACACGCTGGAACGCTTCCTCGAGGCGCAGGGCCTGGCCGGCGCGGGGCAGTTGCAGGCACTCCAGCAGCAGTGGGATGCCGCAGCCCGGGCCACGCCGCACGGTGCGCCTATCGAGCTCGCGGCTGCGCGTGGCGGTGTCACGTGAGCACGGCAGCCGTGCCCGGCCTCTTCGTCTACGGCACGC of Pseudomonadota bacterium contains these proteins:
- the nthB gene encoding nitrile hydratase subunit beta gives rise to the protein MNGPHDMGGQQNFGPVDPTDKPAFPEPWQRTAFALTLAMGAARQWNLDMSRFARESLPPADYLGSSYYEIWYAGLVKLLLEKGLVTESEVASGALEVPAKDVPGPLRAEDVAAVLARGGPVDRPATIDAVFALGDRVRAKVQHPHTHTRLPGYVRGHVGVVERVHGCHVFPDSNAVGAGEQPTWLYNVRFDGSDLWGADGSARCVNVDCWEPYLERA
- a CDS encoding nitrile hydratase accessory protein produces the protein MSEPDTVALACPPLPDVQGGEPVFDAPWHAQVFAMTTALNEAGHFAWPAWAEAFGATLAATPQAPEQSVADHYFGCWLDTLERFLEAQGLAGAGQLQALQQQWDAAARATPHGAPIELAAARGGVT